tttgcttttcagatgTTCAAGTGTCAGCACTGGTCCTTTGTTTATAAATTAATGAAGCAAATCTACTGACTCCCCCCAATAATTTTTCAATCTTTGTAATGTATCTTAGAAGAATCCACTGTTAGAATTAAAAGTTCAGTTAGTAACTGCATTAATTTTGCTGTAAATTTGTTCCCTTACATTGTTACCATCCAATTTCTTAACTTCGAGAATGttcattaaaagcaaaatatggGAATGcatgggggtttttttatgctTACACCTGCTGAAGTATCAGATGCTTCTTGAAAAATAACAACGGAGATTTACCAGAGGTTTGCTACATCTCTGAATATTGAAAAATTGCCTCTGTATAGCTGGACATTTGCTTGGAAACCAATAGAAAGGAGACACAagaattattttggaaatagGAGGTCCCAAAGCTGTAGGAATAGGAAGGTGTAAAAGTGAGATGTAACAAGGTTTGGCAGAGTTGgcctgaagaaggaaaaatctaGTGAATGCATGCTTTCTGTTCCAAAAATTGTTTAGATATTTACTGCCTTGATAGCTGTTAAGTTATAAGTAACTTTCCATTGATAATGTTTTTTGAAAGTTCATTGtaagtctatttttttttaatttatagaaATACAATGCTGATTATGATTTGTCTGCAAAACAAGGAGCTGATACACTGGCATATATTGCACTACTTGAAGAGAAATTGCTTCCTGCTCTGgtaattattaataaatacttTGTAATGGTCCGAATACTTTGAATTTAATACTGTAAGAAGTGCCCAATGTGAGAGACATTAAAGACTGTCAGCCACAGCCCTGGATAAAACATAGTTGTTTTGTTAGTCTGTTTTTTGGAATTACTGCCTAGCAacttctgaaaaggaaaaaagtgtgtGTTTGTGGAATGTCAGTAATTTGACTTAGTAGATTTATGAAAGACATTTTAAAGGACACTTACTTagggatttttctttctcttggtcTTCGGGAAACAGTATCCTGAAAACACCTTATTGTGGCCATTTTTTGGTTCATTTGATTTCCTGAAAAACTTTTGATTGAGATGTGTCTGATGTGAGATATATAGCTGAAAGTCTTTTGAGCTGCTGagttaaaatttttaataaatgtctgtaacttgtttaatttttcagttctaCATACAATATCTAAATACAATGTCTAAAGACATGGCCATTTGCCCTCACTATTTAAGTGTAATTACATTAGAGCTATAAGACCCACAGATACTGAGTCTCTTGAATGACTTTGGCTTCAGTTCGTACAGCAAAAAATACTCTGACCAGATGGTCAGAGTTATCATGAGCTTACCTTTTCAGCTGACCTTGGTTTCAAATTCATCACTTAGAAGTATCTTGTATTTTAAGatttatataaaatttcaaaacaaaattccaGGAAGTTCAAATCTGTTGCTGTATGTCTGCAACTCCTTTGCAATATATTTTTGATATACTTGGTGTGTGTATGTATCTGTACACACAGTGTGTACATAATTTTATGCAGATGCACATAAATCTCTGTAATATCTTTGGTGCTGTTCTTTATTTGGAAGATAACTTTCCTTACTTATGTACTCCTATGCTCAGAAGATTAGTATATTCCACTACAGAGTTTGATAGCCTTAAATTACAGTAATTCCTGgttcttctgcttttctgagAAGGTCTTGCATATCGAGTGTCATGAGATGTCTGCTCATGTCATTCAAATTTCAGTTACATTTTTCCTCATGTTGATACAGCTGCACACTTTCTGGATTGAGGCTGAAAATTACTGCAGTGTGACAAAACCATGGTTTGCCTCAAGGTTTGCGTTCCCACTGAGTTTGTATCTGCCTGGAAAGATGTCCAGGGAAGCGCTGAACAGGATCTTGCTGACCAAGGGGGGCCCTCCACTCTACAGTCTCACTGAAGTGGAAGCACAGGTATGGGTTGCACAGTAAGGAATTTGTAAGCTGGTTCTGTCAAAGACAAGAACTTAAACAGTTTAGCACACTGTCAAACGATGAATGGTGCTGTGCATACCAGCCTGGCTACACCTAGGGCTCTTGTGTCTCATCAGATATACAGGGATGCCAAGGAGTGCCTAAATCTCCTGTCGAAGAGATTGGGAACATCTCAATTTTTCTTTGGAGATATGTGAGTGTGattttctaaaaaattattttgataaatgACTAACAAAAAAGGTACCACACCACTCTATGAACATTTGaacttcctcttttctttttaacctgCCAGAATGCTAAAAGTGCTTCCCAGTAGTTTGATTTCTCACACTTTGCTTTTCAAATAAATCTAAAAGAGCAAACAGGGCGCAAATGAGATTGTCAGACTGAGTCAGTGTGGTGTCTCTCTTATCCTGCTTTGTTCCACAGAGAGAGCTAAGAAAATGTGAGGTGCACTGGAGAACATTTTTCTAGCCACTGAATGTCACCTCATGGCTTTGTATGTAAGAAAAAATGCTTTAGGCTGAGGTGCTACTACTGCCCTCATGGGAGGAGGGCGTAGGTCCAGGAACACTATTACTGTGGTATGTGTGCAGAGCAGGAAGCAGATAGGGCCAGCAACATAGAGCCAACAGGTCCTGAAAAGCATGATCTCTTCTTTAGCTGTTGAAGTTGGATCACTCCATGAGGGAGGATCCTGGTCCCCTGGTGCCAGCACAACTTTTGTGGTGCCAGAAGGGTGTTCTAGAGGGGCGTTTATCAATGTGTGGGATAGCATGACTGTGTTGTGATGCTGACATTACTGTTTCAATTTATCAGCATGACTCTAGTTAAGAGATGCTGAAAGGAGTAGATAGTTGGTACAAAGTATTAACCAGGTTCATAGTTCATAGGAAAAAGTGGAATGAAGAAGGGCTGACTATATTCTGTCCTGAGTAGTATTTGACATGCATGGAAAACTAGGTTGTAGAAGTCGTAAAAGGCTTATCTCGAGTCACTTCAGTATTTTTCTGTGTCACTCTTTTTAGGCCTACCACCTTGGATGCCTTTGTGTTTGGTTTCCTAGCACCAATTTATAAAGTGTGCTTCCCGAGGGTACATTTGCAAGAGCATTTGAAACAGCTTCCCAATCTGTGCCGATTTTGTGATGATATTTTAACTCGCTACTTTAGGTTAACTGTCTCAAGTAagttgtgttttcttctttttgtcaCCATTTGTACCCATGTTGGGATTAGTATTCCAGGATTCTATTTGTGAACCAAAGCAGATTAGATTTCATGTAGTTTATGCTAGACTTTCTATGGGGAAATGAAGAAACTTCTAAAGTTAGGcagaaagaatttaaaattaaaagcaagtGTTAATACTCAGTTTTAGAGTCTGTCAAGCACTGGCAAAATCTTATGGCTTATGCTTAGTACTCTTTATTTTCTCACATGGAATGGCTTTTTCACTTAAATTCTTCTTTGCGTAAAAATACTGCATGAACTGCCTCCAAtgtgagtttattttttaagaatttaaaaGCTTCTGTAAATACTTTTTCACTCTTCATCTTTCTGCCTTCACTCTCCAGGCCATTCTCCAGCTGGACAGGATACAGCAGATGCTAATCTGCAGAAACTCACACAGCTTGTAAATAAGGAATCCAACTTGATTGAAAAGGTTACTTTTGCTTCAGTATCTTTAATTTTACTGATTTGTTGTGGTTACTTGTTCACAGATATCCTTGCATGGCAATTGCAACTGTACACTGGACTTTATTCTAATTACTTCTTTTCTAGTGAGTGTGTAGAGGGGCAGGAAGAATATTACATCATTTGGAAGGAAGAATTAATGAAGCCTTGCACTAAGAAACTATTTTTAATACAACCAAAAGAGCATTGTCTTGCAGGTGTGTGCACCAACAGAGGAGTGGTATCTTTCTGCAAGTGTACATGCAGCtaagaaggaggaaaatgtaTTAGTCAAAACTCAGAGATGGTCCTGCAAATTAAGACTGATCACCAGCTTTCCTTGATTGCAGCTGCATGCTGTAGTGATTATGCGTCAGTCACTTCTCCTGCTTGTTCTGCATCTAGCTGTTTTCCTTATATTCTCTGTTTTTAAGGCTGTTACTCAGCACCTATCAAAAGCTATACAACTTAATTGAAAATTGCATGTGAAGAATTAGCCTTTTCATGCAGATAGAACTCTCTAACTGAAAGGGTAGAAGGcatttcttcctgaaaaagATCAGTGTGTGAAATAGATCATTAATTATGATCAGCTTTTGTAGCATTAGGTATTGGTGCTCTTTCTGGCATTGAAGTGTGGCAGTGGAAGTTTTAAACGATGGGTTACATAGCCATTTGTCAGGGATGGCTGAGGAAAATCTGATCCTGCCTTGGAGAAATGGAATAGACAAGACAGCCTCTGCAGATCTCCCCTGTGCTTTTGTTCTGTACCAACTAAACCTTTTCAGACCACATTACATAAAGGGCATTAACAGGATTTCCTATGAAAATGTAAATTGTTTATATTCAGGTTAATTTTAACCTGTCTTTGAAAAGGTCTTATCACAAGTGCTTTATTATGTACTTTCTGAAATGTGTACCTAATACAAATTCATTCAGCATCTCCAGAACATGtttgatttcaaaatatttattcttgcATGCTGCTGAATATACAGAAGCATCCATTGTTAGCAGTTTCACTCTTGATCTGCCTTCTCACAGCATTTGGATATTGTGCAATATTTGACCTCTTGGAATTGTGTTGCTTCCTTCAGTAATCTTGACCAAATAACTTGAGCAGAAGCACTTCCAGGTGCCCTGGGTTTGATGCATCATGTGTAAGGGAATGATTAGCAGCTCTAATACAAACATATATTTGGGAGTGGAAAGAAACCAGAGCACCAGTTGTTTCTGGTCCTGACAGTAAACATACGCCAACCAAGCCAGTATTATTGATGGCAGCCCTGACAAATAAGACTAATCGTATAATCTATATTCTGCTGTTGCCAGATCCAGCTCTCATTGTTTCTCTGCAGATGGATGACAGCCTTCGTAAGAGTCCTCAGCATCCCCCTCGTAAGCTCACAACGCTCAAActtgctgcaggaggagaagaaagcagTCCAATGAGTCGTTTATCACCTTGACATCTCCTGTTGTCCATAAATGTGTGTTTTGTAACTCAGCTGAGTGCCacagttgatttttttcatatgaATGTTTTGCGAGGAAAGAATCTGCTAATGGGTACAAGTAGAGCAGAACTAGAGCTTTACAATCTTTTATCTTCCTCTTCTTTCAAGAAATTGTATAGATCAAGCTGGCCACACACTATGCTGAAGCTAAGCTAAACAAAACCTATTACTGAGATGTTAACATGATTTTGTACAGCATATTTTTGCCTTTAGCC
Above is a window of Lonchura striata isolate bLonStr1 chromosome Z, bLonStr1.mat, whole genome shotgun sequence DNA encoding:
- the MTX3 gene encoding metaxin-3 isoform X1, yielding MAAPMELSCWDGGWGLPSLHPESLTVMAYAKFSGAPVTVNSVNNSWRTLKGDLPVLVSEDVVISQPAKILNFLRKQKYNADYDLSAKQGADTLAYIALLEEKLLPALLHTFWIEAENYCSVTKPWFASRFAFPLSLYLPGKMSREALNRILLTKGGPPLYSLTEVEAQIYRDAKECLNLLSKRLGTSQFFFGDMPTTLDAFVFGFLAPIYKVCFPRVHLQEHLKQLPNLCRFCDDILTRYFRLTVSSHSPAGQDTADANLQKLTQLVNKESNLIEKIQLSLFLCRWMTAFVRVLSIPLVSSQRSNLLQEEKKAVQ
- the MTX3 gene encoding metaxin-3 isoform X2, which codes for MAAPMELSCWDGGWGLPSLHPESLTVMAYAKFSGAPVTVNSVNNSWRTLKGDLPVLVSEDVVISQPAKILNFLRKQKYNADYDLSAKQGADTLAYIALLEEKLLPALLHTFWIEAENYCSVTKPWFASRFAFPLSLYLPGKMSREALNRILLTKGGPPLYSLTEVEAQIYRDAKECLNLLSKRLGTSQFFFGDMPTTLDAFVFGFLAPIYKVCFPRVHLQEHLKQLPNLCRFCDDILTRYFRLTVSSHSPAGQDTADANLQKLTQLVNKESNLIEKMDDSLRKSPQHPPRKLTTLKLAAGGEESSPMSRLSP